Within the Dunckerocampus dactyliophorus isolate RoL2022-P2 chromosome 10, RoL_Ddac_1.1, whole genome shotgun sequence genome, the region GAAACCTTAACATGAAGGAAAGACTCTTaacaacaacacacttccggccttcacattaaaagcactGCGTTACATCTTGTCTGACTGCACTGAACAAAAGTCTCAGAAACGTAGCttccaacaacatcaaattaaaagcacaaaatgaataaagacTCGAGCCTGGAGTTTATTTTCATGAGAGAAGATAATCACATCATTTTTtgatgtgtgagtgacaggcagCATACTAGCATGGATTAACAACACTGAATAaatatgacaacacaaacataataaGAACATAATATCATCATAATAAGATCACAGCCAGCACTAGCATTTaggatgaggtgaaagaagaacgggaaaaaaaagtttatttgtgGCACCATCGGAGAAACTTTCACTTTGTctcaactatggtgcattcaaggacctcCAAACAAAGTGAGAAAATAAACTCTGAATAAAACAAGacgacaaaaacatgtaaaaactatgGGCTTTCTACCAGTATATTCTTTTTCCAATACAATTAAAGCTCTCTTTCCAAAATGGTTatacatttacatacagtaattaaaaaaaaaaaatcttttaaaaaggtgtttttaaaaagttttttttttttttttaaatcattgctaCAGAAAGTTGTCCATGGgttacaagaccatcaacaagaagtTTGGTCAGAGAGTTGTTTGTTGTGTAAGAACGATTCTAAGAAAAGTGAGGGACCATTCTAGAATATCGTGTAGAGTACTCTAGTTCTCATAAATGGGAAAGAGTAGTTTCATTggagcatatttttttttttgcttctgctCATATCAAGCTTGTTTTTTCGTCAATGTAGCGTTGCTTTATCTTTTCATACAAAAACAGAGGGAAGCAAGCGATTCAGTGTACTAATAAGACATTAAGGATATGTTTTTTACAAGGCATATGGAAGAAGAATGCTGAGAACCACAGTGTCTGTcctgaattcatttattattttatcttattatttTATCTGTAATATAGTATTTGTAAGGTTTGTGTCAATTTGACTCCCGTCCTAAgtctttattctttttgttATTTCATTAAGGTATTGTTTATCACATACCCTGCACTTCTTCTCCTGCACTGCAAGAGAAgcttaaataagctctgcttcttcctactccttttcggatatGTTGAATTgtaaagtgtaaacatgtgatgtaggCTACCTCTAAGTAACTTTAAGCATGttggaaataaactaaaccattaatTGCATAATTTTAGAGTAATACCTTTTTTGCAAGGTAAACTAACATTTGAATGACGAATGATGACTTAAAATGTATTCTATCATTCGAACCATCTATTTTCATAGCAGATGACAGCTGTCAGGCTTTTTACAAGACAGAATGACCTTCTTACAAAAAGACCAAACAATATAACTCAGATCAGTCATGCAATCACATAATATGCTGTTTTCTGTCACCGAACATGGTGAGGAAAAgcaattatgtacagtatgtgtccatGGCTCCCGTTCTGTACAAGTTCACTTTTCGTATTCATAAAGATAGCATACTTTACACGGAACTGGTGCAGACAAAGGGTACAGTCAAGCATGTCACCTCATCGGTATTAATAATCTGAGGtctaaatattctatttatacgATTTTCATGTCTgtttaacttgtctttcaataggATCAAACAGATCTCCGTTGGCCATGGGCGTGTGTCCTGTTGACAATATCCTGGTACATCTTTGATCTGAGGAATCGTGGGTAGGAGTCTTTCTCCATGAGACGATATATTTTTGCTTGAGCCTCATTTAAGCTGCTGGGCGTGGGGTCCTCCAGGCTCTGTTTGGTCTTCTCCCTGGTGCGGTAGTCAATGTTTACCTGCCAGAATATAAACAATAAGGGTACATTACACTGGTTGACTTAAAAATCTTTGCTGATTCCATACATTAATTAGTTTACAACAAAGTAATTTAAAAACAATCAGTAGAAACAATATAATTAACATAATGACGACTGCATTTTGAATGATACAAGATAACTGTAATGCGGCTCAGTATTCTACATAGCCTCCAAATGCCAGTATATGATCTGGGAATGTTCCTAGTGAGATCAAGGCTAGTAGTCTCCTGTGGCAGATGTCCTCTTGGATCAGGGTCAGGGTATCAGTCATCTCATCATCTGTGGTGGTCAGTGGTGGATGCTACAATGCGTGATGTTACTGAAGTGTTTTCCATTATTTTtgatgtacagttgtccctcgccacttcgaattttgtggcttcactcacagtttttaaaaaatatattaattaagcaatcatgctgtttcatggttaaatacggcctaaAGCATTTTTGGCCGaaattaagctttttcaagcataaaaatggttaaatggtctaaaatacaaatataaggcattcaaaagacgcattcagacGTAGTATGTAGTAtgctacaccggtcactagatgtcagtatagttgtccctcgtttatcgcagttaattggttccagccccaaCCCCGGTAGGTGAATTATGCAAAGTAGGActcaataaatgtaatatttttgtagctagagcataaaaaacccgtttatgactttctaaaaacaTAGCCCTgtatacttgtattacctaatctagtagacatgataagcaataataagacataataactcactgAGAAAGTTAATTGTTATTGTAGTATCTTGAATGTAATGTGGGTTGATCGCAtggcattacaaaaaaaacgacATCAATGTATCATCCATCGTCATtgtgacgtttgtcacttgattgatatacgGGACAGCCAGTCTTACATTAATATGCCATACATAGACGTACACTACTGCTAgttttgtttacactacattgctCACATCTTTTGCACAGGCTGCGGGATCTCTGAAATGACACATGAGACGGCCACCGCTTTAACAATAGAAATCTACcgcgctaactagttagcctccaatttgtttattctaaacttttgactagttttgaaactgagtggcgaagcggcatataaaatgaatgaatgaatggtacagtatataccaAGTTACAGTCACCAGTATATAcaatggatccccgcacattcgcgaTTCAACATTCCCGCAAATTCACtgatttgttttatatttgtgggaaaatttgcttttgtGTGCTCATAATCTCCATAATTGGGCTGTTCTTTGGGAGAAAACTCATTAATTTACCCTAACTTGGTGataatttatatactgtagtattgaaCTAGATAATGACAGCGTAGGACATAACGGCACTGAAAGGCTGCACATTGTAGCAAGCTTGAGTTGCACAGGTCATAGTCAGAAACAAATTTCAATTTGCTTCAGGAGATGCTCTGTATTTGCAGTGAATCAGCttgatacagtatttataaccttactcacacatcacaaaccaacaggcAAAGCCCGAATGGCAAAAATAAGTAACACagggtgcaaccaaaaataacacaaacaatGTAAATATGAGGGACTATGAGGGTTTTGAAATAaatgcttacacactaatatacatgcaaaacaatattaGCATTTACAGTATCACACGCTGTTATTTTtagttgcaccgtgagtgaggtaggcaTTTGGATTGATGACCATTTCTATTGTGTGAGTAAGGGGATAAATGTCAAGCTCAAGCAAATTAATGTTATGAGCAGTGCCTAGCAGCATATCCTGGGCTTGATTAAAGAGTCAAAAATGGACAACTCCATGGCGTTTTTTTGGCATTCAatgcagggatctactgtataccaGTTTTCTTCTTTATTTGTAACAAAATATCACTAAACCACACTGACCTCTCTTGGTGCCTGAATGTCAATGAATTCCTTGAAGATCTTATTTGCTTTTGATATAAGTTTGCTTGAGCTCTTGATTTTTTTGTAGTCCTCGCAGGCCATCCAAAACTCGATGTTCTCATCACTAAACTCCGTTCTGAGAAATGTCCGAAAGGCAGCCAGGCCATCTGGACATTGCAAGAGAAAGGaagtaacaacaacagaagaaaacttttttttacaaagtggatTAATGTTGCAGGTTAACAATAGTAGCagtattttccaaaatatatgaatgcaATGTTGTTCTATTCTTCATAGAAGGTTTATCAAGTGTTGTTTGTCTGCTGTCATGTTTTGCACGGTTGAAAGGAACTGAAGTACCCGGCATAAAgctacaaaagccaaagaaaaacatgcaaactccacatagaaagGTCTGGTCTGGATTCAATCTCAGAACCTCCTGGCTGTGAGTCAGATTTCTACCATGCTGCCCATGAGATCATACAGTTCATATTATTGTTGATATTTGTCCAGTACATAGACTGTAGTTCCTAGAAATTggaaagagttgttttttttttgcacagatAAATAAACACAGGAATAACtcttatatataaattatataaatgatCAATTACTGTAATGTGCAACCACTGAGGCAGGGCATGTTTTTCTACAAGCACTGTGTCATGGTGCCATGTTATTTCATCCTTCTTGTCCCTGCTGTTTACCCAATAATGCCAGGCAGAGGGGACAGGATGGTCTATCTGTGAATATGCAACAATACTGGTCACAACATGATGTTTTGTTTAGTCTGTTGACAGAGTAGATTTAAAATCACAACAATAATAGATACCAATATATCAACAACATATATATGATCGTtttcatgtgtgtatatatgtatgtactgtatatacatatgtgtatgtactgtatatactgtaaggtCCCCTCGGGAACACATTTGTGGCGAGCATACAGACGTacagaggacaggaagtgtccttccgaacacatttactgagttattttgtcttaaatggcttatttactcttattatggctactatattgggtaatacgagtgtaaagccagtTAAAGCCACCTTTataatacattgatgagacaatagccactgcgggaagtacgctgtccaaaaaaaaacaacaaggaactgctaacgtgtgactctgttatcttatttatatctaatatgtcttattttttgattatatctactatattgggtaatgcaaatGTAATTGGATTTTAAACTCCTCTCACTAAAAAGACAATAAAGAGTTTCCCCACTGATAACTATTGGACATAAAGTGTAtgctttcctttcatttttttctatgtTTAAAGTTatgtttacagtatgtacattatTACTCTATCATTGTAAGGCAAAATTTACAATGTTGTGAAGCCCGAATTAAACTTGTTTCACACTTTGCAGACGTGTGTTAGGCCTCCACTATGGTTTCAGGCCCACATGCTGTGTGACGGGGTCAAAGAGCCTGTAACCATCGACTTGGAGTTGGATCCCTGGACTTTGAGCACATTAACCAGCGGGTAAAAATTGTGGAGCTTGCCCTTCATGGCTACGATATGCCTACCTTGGTCAAAAATAGTCCATTATATATGGAAAAGATCCTTTTCCATATAGTCAAGAAGCTAAGCTCGCTTAGCCTCTGCAACCATGTTGCGGCATTGCTTTATGCCAGCCTTGCCTCAACACAAcaggtttgtaaaaaaaatatcaaaaaggtCACCGCGTCCTTTGTATTTCAGTACGCAGCCCTCGGTGGCAAaatttagacacccctgctggAGAGTTATCAACTGTAAAATGTGTACTTATGTAAAGGTATAACGACAAAATGCTAGAGTTTGCAAAGTAGGTTTTCACAGCTAACCTGTAACTTTTGTTCTTAAGACGCCAATTTGGAGGTGTTGAAGGGATTTGGAGAGGGATGGCTGACCTGACCAGAGGAGTGGATATAAAAGGAGATGACCTCACCCGGACGCCAGGCCAGGTGAGGCTTTACATCTGCTATCAATACAAAAGAATGGAATGCAATAGAGTCTATTAGCTTCAAGAGACAAAGTAGCCATCTTGTTTAAATGTTTGAGTGGAGTGTTTAACTTCGTCATTATTCTCTATTGTAATGTACGGAAATGGAATGGATGGTATTGTTCTTTGTGGCAATGACATCTGCACCTGCTACATTTCAGTTTAACTATATGGAAATGACTATTGGCACACCTGTTCATTACAACCACTTGACAACTTTTACAGTGGTAATTCGTTCCACTTATCTGGGAAGGCTTGCATATTGGATGAGGCCTTCAAAGTGTTCGCACAAATCGAAAATGTCTTGGTACCAAGGGGTCGAGCTCATTCCCTGATTGATCCCAAGGCTTTTGCCACATGTCATCCTTTTTGTTcctaatgcacacacacattacagtggggctgcacaatatcttttgaaaaatgagaaTCGCAATTTTCTTGCTTAGAACTGAGATTATGATTCTCTGGGACAATTAAGGCACCATGTTCAGGgccatgtttttatgttttcaatACATCACACTGTTTTTTTAGACTCCTCATTGTCTTGTTGTATTTATGGTCTTTCTGCAATTCTTTATCAGTGTTTCAGGCTGCAATGTAACTGTGGCGTTTGCATAATCGGCCATGGCCACATGTACATGACTCATGTACATGTAATTTTTATGGATTTGCATCAATTTTAAACATAAATCGAAACATACACTaactgaggtttcactgtacgTGAATACCAACAGCCGTGAACGCCAGTTATGTCAAGATAAATTTCCGACAACTTTTATCATATCaatttttataatatatatattttcataaatatCACACACTCTTAAGAGAAGCCATTAATGCTTCTCATGTAtcttttaaagtgctcatgacaccaaaaaaagtttgataaaaacaataacaaaatgaaagtacccACTGgattaaacatttttgtcatactgctgtcatagataaacaagtatgagtgaaatgaagtggtgatttggACACGCCCCCTGTGAGTTTTCTGAACCAACGCCATTTTAGCTTTGACGTCACGACAAGAACATGTTTCAAAAACCActttcaaacacatgcagccatgaactacacaagcaaaacaagaaggtgacatattcacaacaataacacactaACAactttcactgatattgtgttgtgataacaatgatataacaaaaaaaatggccacaagtatgtttttttttatctctatgcacgctacaaaataaaagaccgTTGACCAGTGATGgctgcttatttagccctggaatTAAATCCCATACTATTATTCTGAGATTcctaataaagaaaaatatggatttacttactgaactGACAGATCaactgcaagataggctagaatATTCATAATTGTGAGGAGTAtggtatgttttactggcagtgatagtcACAGCTATCAGCTTGCTCTTTGCACACTGAACAGAGCTGAAGACGAGAGACAACGATTGTTGTCTTTTACAGCAaattggcatgaaaacccacaTTATTCTGAGACTGGTAGTGCCGCAGCAATCAAAGACAACcttttggatttattgttgcacGTTACAACAGATACCACATTAGCTGCCTAGCTAGCGGGTTATAACAAGCCAGGtaggaattagcac harbors:
- the LOC129188928 gene encoding regulator of G-protein signaling 8-like, with the protein product MKTRLGCLSRKSDSYSDFSEFLPPAQEATARCLKLSTDEVVRWSDSFDQVLSHKYGLAAFRTFLRTEFSDENIEFWMACEDYKKIKSSSKLISKANKIFKEFIDIQAPREVNIDYRTREKTKQSLEDPTPSSLNEAQAKIYRLMEKDSYPRFLRSKMYQDIVNRTHAHGQRRSV